A section of the Corvus moneduloides isolate bCorMon1 chromosome 29, bCorMon1.pri, whole genome shotgun sequence genome encodes:
- the CGN gene encoding cingulin isoform X3: protein MADKPVDYGVQIRFINDLQEPRRPPRPPRGKGGTYGVAVRVQGIAGQPFVVLNSGDKGGDSFGVQIKSDAPFPTPPGPPGSGGSDSELPENPYGGRRPRRGSGGSEEGEIPGGSRRVPRSSGEELLSVPKPSAEELRRSQSHGDLPGATAASPSGIPRAQSGKNFGKRDEAGTKEPGDPGEVDTEPLSSVDSLISKFDGNLPRGRAARRSRGPAASQRKRSQSVDAPKSRESSGARPQVPQIPTGSEAGMRGRRGFGSAEQQSVELQLKSTPDLLRDQRELGGSENPKELIYSILKEGSTESEISLKRKTSQLLEKFQELANSVGAPESPQSQIQRLRGALERKSQELQRSLAELSELRSSKEELEERLGHLEGQLHLDPKTHPDTQSLYQELLESRQELEEVLGSRRRQERELAALKGALKDEVAAHDRELEQLRLQCQGDLERLRRGLEEASEEKSSLESEREKLGTLVRNLQRELEESAEETEHWRELAQKNKEELRNSKQELLQAKLEREEFEEELRELRERFQATREDLDQARSCAADPKELEALRKELREAREELEKERELRASLRDEVSNQELELERLRKDLEKLQEERDEAARARLSLESAREASEQAQKVLESRLGELREQHEELGREFQGLESQLKESERRGENWEGAQARLREKVAKLEAERRRLEESLGESQEREQDLRLSQRSLEARLEEAERGRARLERELRDAASALRDEQLQREQLRRSKAELEEQKRLLDRSTEKLNKELEQMAAESQSSLAALRSQLEELKEKSRRELTDSQKMAKVRGTEVEKIQQNLGKLQDEVSRLKQALQENQEERDQILLDKELLLQRLQNLEQELENRKRSQDERARHSKALEDKSKRLELELDEERSSVELLTERVNRSRDQIDQLRAELLQERSSRQDLECDKSSLERQNKELKNRLAASEGQQRPGSSVSQLESQLEELRDQLQVEEREKNVLLSSNRKLERKIKELSIQIDDERQSSSNQKDQLSLRVKALKRQVDEAEEEIERLENSRKKTQRELEEQHELNEQLQQRLKSLEKEAWRRAVDSALQDERLSSDEEFGSGPSAIASLLNEANLQTSSC, encoded by the exons ATGGCGGACAAACCCGTGGATTACGGCGTCCAGATCCGCTTCATCAACGACCTCCAGGAGCCGCGGCGACCCCCGAGACCCCCGCGGGGCAAGGGTGGCACCTACGGGGTGGCCGTGCGGGTCCAGGGCATCGCCGGGCAGCCCTTCGTGGTCCTCAACAGCGGCGACAAAGGCGGCGACTCTTTCGGGGTGCAGATCAAAAGCGACGCCCCCTTCCCGACcccgccgggaccccccgggaGCGGCGGATCCGATTCGGAGCTTCCCGAAAATCCCTACGGGGGgaggcggccccggcgcggctCCGGCGGCAGCGAGGAGGGGGAAATTCCCGGGGGCTCCCGGAGGGTCCCCAGATCCTCGGGTGAGGAGCTCCTGAGTGTCCCCAAACCCTCGGCGGAGGAGCTGCGGAGATCCCAATCCCACGGGGACCTTCCCGGTGCCACCGCGGCTTCTCCCAGCGGGATCCCGCGCGCCCAGAGTGGGAAAAACTTTGGAAAACGGGACGAGGCAGGCACCAAGGAGCCGGGGGACCCGGGGGAGGTGGACACGGAGCCGCTGTCCTCGGTGGATTCCCTGATCAGCAAATTCGACGGGAATTTGCCCCGGGGGCGAGCGGCGAGGAggagccgcggccccgccgcttCCCAAAGGAAGCGCTCGCAGAGCGTGGATGCGCCGAAATCCCGGGAATCCAGCGGGGCCCGGCCCCAAgtcccccaaattcccaccgGGAGCGAGGCGGGGATGCGGGGACGGAGAGGGTTTGGGAGTGCGGAGCAGCAGAGCGTGGAGCTGCAG CTCAAATCCACCCCGGATCTGCTGCGGGATCAGCGGGAATTGGGCGGCAGCGAGAACCCCAAGGAGCTCATTTACAGCATCCTAAAGGAGGG GAGCACCGAGAGCGAAATTTCCCTGAAGAGGAAAACCTCgcagctgctggaaaaattCCAGGAGCTGGCG AATTCCGTCGGGGCTCCGGAATCGCCGCAATCCCAAATCCAGCGGCTCCGGGGGGCTCTGGAGAGGAaatcccaggagctgcagcgaAGCTTGGCCGA GCTGAGCGAGCTGAGATCCTccaaggaggagctggaggagcggCTGGGCCACCTCGAGGGGCAGCTCCACCTcgaccccaaaacccaccccgACACCCAGAGCCTCTACCAG gagctgctggaatcgcggcaggagctggaggaggttCTGGGCTCGCGGCGGCGCCAGGAGCGGGAGCTGGCGGCGCTCAAAGGGGCCCTCAAGGACGAGGTGGCCGCGCACGAccgggagctggagcagctgcggctgcagtgccagggggACCTGGAGCGGCTCCGGAGGGGCCTGGAGGAGGCCTCGGAG GAAAAATCCAGCCTGGAGTCGGAGCGGGAAAAGTTGGGAACGCTGGTGCGGAACCTGCAgcgggagctggaggagagcgCGGAGGAGACGGAGCACTGGCGGGAACTGGCccagaaaaacaaggaagagcTTCGGAATTCCAAGCAGGA gctgctccaggcaaaGCTGGAGCGGGAGGAATTCGAGGAGGAGCTCCGGGAACTCCGGGAACGCTTCCAGGCCACTCGGGAAGATTTGGATCAAGCTCGGAGCTGCGCCGCGGATCCCAAAGAGCTGGAGGCGCTCCGGAAG GAGCTGCGGGAAGCGcgggaggagctggagaaggagcgGGAGCTCCGGGCATCCCTGCGGGATGAGGTTTCCaaccaggagctggagctggagaggctCCGGAAGGATCTGGAGAAGCTCCAGGAGGAGCGGGATGAGGCCGCCAGG GCCCGGCTCTCCCTGGAATCGGCGCGGGAGGCGTCGGAGCAGGCGCAGAAGGTTCTGGAATCGCGGCTGGGGGAGCTGCGGGAGCAGCACGAGGAGCTGGGCCGGGAATTCCAGGGCCTGGAATCGCAGCTGAAGGAATCCGAGCGCCGCGGGGAAAACTGGGAAGGGGCCCAGGCCCGGCTCCGGGAGAAGGTGGCCAAACTGGAG GCCGAGCGCCGGCGCCTGGAGGAGTCGCTGGGCGAATCCCAGGAGCGGGAGCAGGACCTGCGGTTATCCCAGAGATCCCTGGAGGCGCGGCTGGAGgaggcggagcggggccgggcgcggctGGAGCGGGAGCTGCGGGATGCGGCATCGGCGCTCCGGGACGAGCAGCTCCAGCGGGAGCAGCTCCGGCGCTCCAAGGCcgagctggaggagcagaagcGGCTCCTGGATCGCTCCACGGAAAAGCTCAACAAGGAG ctggagcagatggCGGCAGAATCCCAGAGCTCCCTGGCCGCGCTCCGATCCCAGCTGgaggaattaaaggaaaaatcccGGCGGGAACTCACAGATTCCCAAAAAATGGCCAAGGTCCGCGGCACCGAGGtggaaaaaatccaacaaaaccTCGGGAAGCTCCAGGATGAG GTTTCCCGGCTCAAGCAGGCGCTCCAGGAAAACCAGGAAGAGCGGGATCAAATCCTCCTGGataaggagctgctgctccagaggctccagaacctggagcaggagctggaaaaccGGAAGCGATCCCAGGACGAGCGAGCCCGGCATTCCAAGGCGCTGGAG GACAAATCCAAGCGCCTGGAATTGGAGCTGGACGAGGAGCGGAGCTCGGTGGAGCTGCTGACGGAGCGAGTGAACCGGAGCCGGGATCAG ATCGACCAACTCCGggcggagctgctccaggaacGCTCGAGCCGCCAGGACCTGGAATGTGACAAATCCTCCTTGGAGCGCCAG AATAAGGAGCTGAAGAACCGGCTGGCCGCTTCCGAGGGGCAGCAGAGGCCCGGGAGCAGCGTTTCCCAGCTGGAATCGCAGCTGGAAGAGCTCCGGGATCAGCTCCAGGTGGAGGAAAG GGAAAAGAACGTCCTGCTCTCCTCCAACCGGAAGCTGGAGCGGAAAATCAAGGAATTGTCGATCCAGATCGACGACGAGcggcagagcagcagcaaccagAAGGACCAG CTGAGCCTGCGCGTGAAGGCCCTGAAGCGCCAGGTGGACGAGGCCGAGGAGGAAATCGAGCGCTTGGAAAATTCCCGGAAAAAAACCCAgcgggagctggaggagcagcacgAGCTCAacgagcagctccagcagcgccTGAAATCCCTGGAAAAGGAGGCCTG GCGCAGAGCCGTGGATTCCGCGCTCCAGGACGAGCGGCTGAGCTCGGATGAGGAATTCGGCTCCGGCCCCTCGGCCATCGCCTCCCTGCTCAACGAGGCCAACCTGCAGACCAGCTCCTGCTGA
- the CGN gene encoding cingulin isoform X2, translating into MSPTLVTRPGLGFRPRQEQEKQEKPVLQPGTAPKSRTLAPNSARERTRGGAEGAEFWERSQISPGAKASRAGRAQAMADKPVDYGVQIRFINDLQEPRRPPRPPRGKGGTYGVAVRVQGIAGQPFVVLNSGDKGGDSFGVQIKSDAPFPTPPGPPGSGGSDSELPENPYGGRRPRRGSGGSEEGEIPGGSRRVPRSSGEELLSVPKPSAEELRRSQSHGDLPGATAASPSGIPRAQSGKNFGKRDEAGTKEPGDPGEVDTEPLSSVDSLISKFDGNLPRGRAARRSRGPAASQRKRSQSVDAPKSRESSGARPQVPQIPTGSEAGMRGRRGFGSAEQQSVELQLKSTPDLLRDQRELGGSENPKELIYSILKEGSTESEISLKRKTSQLLEKFQELANSVGAPESPQSQIQRLRGALERKSQELQRSLAELSELRSSKEELEERLGHLEGQLHLDPKTHPDTQSLYQELLESRQELEEVLGSRRRQERELAALKGALKDEVAAHDRELEQLRLQCQGDLERLRRGLEEASEEKSSLESEREKLGTLVRNLQRELEESAEETEHWRELAQKNKEELRNSKQELLQAKLEREEFEEELRELRERFQATREDLDQARSCAADPKELEALRKELREAREELEKERELRASLRDEVSNQELELERLRKDLEKLQEERDEAARARLSLESAREASEQAQKVLESRLGELREQHEELGREFQGLESQLKESERRGENWEGAQARLREKVAKLEAERRRLEESLGESQEREQDLRLSQRSLEARLEEAERGRARLERELRDAASALRDEQLQREQLRRSKAELEEQKRLLDRSTEKLNKELEQMAAESQSSLAALRSQLEELKEKSRRELTDSQKMAKVRGTEVEKIQQNLGKLQDEVSRLKQALQENQEERDQILLDKELLLQRLQNLEQELENRKRSQDERARHSKALEDKSKRLELELDEERSSVELLTERVNRSRDQIDQLRAELLQERSSRQDLECDKSSLERQNKELKNRLAASEGQQRPGSSVSQLESQLEELRDQLQVEEREKNVLLSSNRKLERKIKELSIQIDDERQSSSNQKDQLSLRVKALKRQVDEAEEEIERLENSRKKTQRELEEQHELNEQLQQRLKSLEKEAWRRAVDSALQDERLSSDEEFGSGPSAIASLLNEANLQTSSC; encoded by the exons ATGTCACCCACCCTTGTCACCCGCCCCGGTCTCGGGTTTCGGCCCCggcaggagcaggaaaagcaggaaaagccgGTCCTGCAGCCGGGTACGGCTCCAAAATCCCGGACTTTGGCCCCAAACAGCGCCCGGGAGCGAACTCGGGGAGGAGCCGAGGGCGCAGAATTTTGGGAAAGATCCCAAATATCGCCTGGAGCCAAAGCCAGCCGGGCCGGAAGAG CCCAGGCCATGGCGGACAAACCCGTGGATTACGGCGTCCAGATCCGCTTCATCAACGACCTCCAGGAGCCGCGGCGACCCCCGAGACCCCCGCGGGGCAAGGGTGGCACCTACGGGGTGGCCGTGCGGGTCCAGGGCATCGCCGGGCAGCCCTTCGTGGTCCTCAACAGCGGCGACAAAGGCGGCGACTCTTTCGGGGTGCAGATCAAAAGCGACGCCCCCTTCCCGACcccgccgggaccccccgggaGCGGCGGATCCGATTCGGAGCTTCCCGAAAATCCCTACGGGGGgaggcggccccggcgcggctCCGGCGGCAGCGAGGAGGGGGAAATTCCCGGGGGCTCCCGGAGGGTCCCCAGATCCTCGGGTGAGGAGCTCCTGAGTGTCCCCAAACCCTCGGCGGAGGAGCTGCGGAGATCCCAATCCCACGGGGACCTTCCCGGTGCCACCGCGGCTTCTCCCAGCGGGATCCCGCGCGCCCAGAGTGGGAAAAACTTTGGAAAACGGGACGAGGCAGGCACCAAGGAGCCGGGGGACCCGGGGGAGGTGGACACGGAGCCGCTGTCCTCGGTGGATTCCCTGATCAGCAAATTCGACGGGAATTTGCCCCGGGGGCGAGCGGCGAGGAggagccgcggccccgccgcttCCCAAAGGAAGCGCTCGCAGAGCGTGGATGCGCCGAAATCCCGGGAATCCAGCGGGGCCCGGCCCCAAgtcccccaaattcccaccgGGAGCGAGGCGGGGATGCGGGGACGGAGAGGGTTTGGGAGTGCGGAGCAGCAGAGCGTGGAGCTGCAG CTCAAATCCACCCCGGATCTGCTGCGGGATCAGCGGGAATTGGGCGGCAGCGAGAACCCCAAGGAGCTCATTTACAGCATCCTAAAGGAGGG GAGCACCGAGAGCGAAATTTCCCTGAAGAGGAAAACCTCgcagctgctggaaaaattCCAGGAGCTGGCG AATTCCGTCGGGGCTCCGGAATCGCCGCAATCCCAAATCCAGCGGCTCCGGGGGGCTCTGGAGAGGAaatcccaggagctgcagcgaAGCTTGGCCGA GCTGAGCGAGCTGAGATCCTccaaggaggagctggaggagcggCTGGGCCACCTCGAGGGGCAGCTCCACCTcgaccccaaaacccaccccgACACCCAGAGCCTCTACCAG gagctgctggaatcgcggcaggagctggaggaggttCTGGGCTCGCGGCGGCGCCAGGAGCGGGAGCTGGCGGCGCTCAAAGGGGCCCTCAAGGACGAGGTGGCCGCGCACGAccgggagctggagcagctgcggctgcagtgccagggggACCTGGAGCGGCTCCGGAGGGGCCTGGAGGAGGCCTCGGAG GAAAAATCCAGCCTGGAGTCGGAGCGGGAAAAGTTGGGAACGCTGGTGCGGAACCTGCAgcgggagctggaggagagcgCGGAGGAGACGGAGCACTGGCGGGAACTGGCccagaaaaacaaggaagagcTTCGGAATTCCAAGCAGGA gctgctccaggcaaaGCTGGAGCGGGAGGAATTCGAGGAGGAGCTCCGGGAACTCCGGGAACGCTTCCAGGCCACTCGGGAAGATTTGGATCAAGCTCGGAGCTGCGCCGCGGATCCCAAAGAGCTGGAGGCGCTCCGGAAG GAGCTGCGGGAAGCGcgggaggagctggagaaggagcgGGAGCTCCGGGCATCCCTGCGGGATGAGGTTTCCaaccaggagctggagctggagaggctCCGGAAGGATCTGGAGAAGCTCCAGGAGGAGCGGGATGAGGCCGCCAGG GCCCGGCTCTCCCTGGAATCGGCGCGGGAGGCGTCGGAGCAGGCGCAGAAGGTTCTGGAATCGCGGCTGGGGGAGCTGCGGGAGCAGCACGAGGAGCTGGGCCGGGAATTCCAGGGCCTGGAATCGCAGCTGAAGGAATCCGAGCGCCGCGGGGAAAACTGGGAAGGGGCCCAGGCCCGGCTCCGGGAGAAGGTGGCCAAACTGGAG GCCGAGCGCCGGCGCCTGGAGGAGTCGCTGGGCGAATCCCAGGAGCGGGAGCAGGACCTGCGGTTATCCCAGAGATCCCTGGAGGCGCGGCTGGAGgaggcggagcggggccgggcgcggctGGAGCGGGAGCTGCGGGATGCGGCATCGGCGCTCCGGGACGAGCAGCTCCAGCGGGAGCAGCTCCGGCGCTCCAAGGCcgagctggaggagcagaagcGGCTCCTGGATCGCTCCACGGAAAAGCTCAACAAGGAG ctggagcagatggCGGCAGAATCCCAGAGCTCCCTGGCCGCGCTCCGATCCCAGCTGgaggaattaaaggaaaaatcccGGCGGGAACTCACAGATTCCCAAAAAATGGCCAAGGTCCGCGGCACCGAGGtggaaaaaatccaacaaaaccTCGGGAAGCTCCAGGATGAG GTTTCCCGGCTCAAGCAGGCGCTCCAGGAAAACCAGGAAGAGCGGGATCAAATCCTCCTGGataaggagctgctgctccagaggctccagaacctggagcaggagctggaaaaccGGAAGCGATCCCAGGACGAGCGAGCCCGGCATTCCAAGGCGCTGGAG GACAAATCCAAGCGCCTGGAATTGGAGCTGGACGAGGAGCGGAGCTCGGTGGAGCTGCTGACGGAGCGAGTGAACCGGAGCCGGGATCAG ATCGACCAACTCCGggcggagctgctccaggaacGCTCGAGCCGCCAGGACCTGGAATGTGACAAATCCTCCTTGGAGCGCCAG AATAAGGAGCTGAAGAACCGGCTGGCCGCTTCCGAGGGGCAGCAGAGGCCCGGGAGCAGCGTTTCCCAGCTGGAATCGCAGCTGGAAGAGCTCCGGGATCAGCTCCAGGTGGAGGAAAG GGAAAAGAACGTCCTGCTCTCCTCCAACCGGAAGCTGGAGCGGAAAATCAAGGAATTGTCGATCCAGATCGACGACGAGcggcagagcagcagcaaccagAAGGACCAG CTGAGCCTGCGCGTGAAGGCCCTGAAGCGCCAGGTGGACGAGGCCGAGGAGGAAATCGAGCGCTTGGAAAATTCCCGGAAAAAAACCCAgcgggagctggaggagcagcacgAGCTCAacgagcagctccagcagcgccTGAAATCCCTGGAAAAGGAGGCCTG GCGCAGAGCCGTGGATTCCGCGCTCCAGGACGAGCGGCTGAGCTCGGATGAGGAATTCGGCTCCGGCCCCTCGGCCATCGCCTCCCTGCTCAACGAGGCCAACCTGCAGACCAGCTCCTGCTGA
- the CGN gene encoding cingulin isoform X1 — protein MPREKPGKPGKTGETRGKNRGKPGGKNGENRGKNRGKPGKKRGKPGKMGEKGSGSRARGSAAAQGRLRCGRGEWGGIFAVPDVPSPLREQRSDAGAGAATAVPRPVPAWAVLCQPGLSCATLGAPQRWHRASLARVPPAQRCSQAMADKPVDYGVQIRFINDLQEPRRPPRPPRGKGGTYGVAVRVQGIAGQPFVVLNSGDKGGDSFGVQIKSDAPFPTPPGPPGSGGSDSELPENPYGGRRPRRGSGGSEEGEIPGGSRRVPRSSGEELLSVPKPSAEELRRSQSHGDLPGATAASPSGIPRAQSGKNFGKRDEAGTKEPGDPGEVDTEPLSSVDSLISKFDGNLPRGRAARRSRGPAASQRKRSQSVDAPKSRESSGARPQVPQIPTGSEAGMRGRRGFGSAEQQSVELQLKSTPDLLRDQRELGGSENPKELIYSILKEGSTESEISLKRKTSQLLEKFQELANSVGAPESPQSQIQRLRGALERKSQELQRSLAELSELRSSKEELEERLGHLEGQLHLDPKTHPDTQSLYQELLESRQELEEVLGSRRRQERELAALKGALKDEVAAHDRELEQLRLQCQGDLERLRRGLEEASEEKSSLESEREKLGTLVRNLQRELEESAEETEHWRELAQKNKEELRNSKQELLQAKLEREEFEEELRELRERFQATREDLDQARSCAADPKELEALRKELREAREELEKERELRASLRDEVSNQELELERLRKDLEKLQEERDEAARARLSLESAREASEQAQKVLESRLGELREQHEELGREFQGLESQLKESERRGENWEGAQARLREKVAKLEAERRRLEESLGESQEREQDLRLSQRSLEARLEEAERGRARLERELRDAASALRDEQLQREQLRRSKAELEEQKRLLDRSTEKLNKELEQMAAESQSSLAALRSQLEELKEKSRRELTDSQKMAKVRGTEVEKIQQNLGKLQDEVSRLKQALQENQEERDQILLDKELLLQRLQNLEQELENRKRSQDERARHSKALEDKSKRLELELDEERSSVELLTERVNRSRDQIDQLRAELLQERSSRQDLECDKSSLERQNKELKNRLAASEGQQRPGSSVSQLESQLEELRDQLQVEEREKNVLLSSNRKLERKIKELSIQIDDERQSSSNQKDQLSLRVKALKRQVDEAEEEIERLENSRKKTQRELEEQHELNEQLQQRLKSLEKEAWRRAVDSALQDERLSSDEEFGSGPSAIASLLNEANLQTSSC, from the exons ATGCCGAGGGAAAAACCGGGAAAACCGGGGAAAACCGGGGAAACCCGGGGAAAAAACCGAGGAAAACCGGGGGGAAAAAACGGGGAAAACCGGGGAAAAAACCGAGGAAAACCCGGAAAAAAACGGGGGAAACcgggaaaaatgggggaaaaaggcaGCGGGAGCCGAGCCCGCGGCTCTGCGGCAGCGCAGGGGAGGCTCCGCTGCGGCcggggggagtggggggggaTTTTCGCCGTCCCCGATGTCCCCTCCCCGCTCCGGGAGCAGCGGAGCGATGCCGGCGCTGGCGCTGCCACCGCTGTGCCCCGTCctgtgccagcctgggctgtcctgtgccagcctgggctgTCCTGTGCCACCCTGGGCGCGCCGCAGCGCTGGCACCGCGCGTCTCTGGCTCGCGTCCCTCCGGCACAGCGCTGCT CCCAGGCCATGGCGGACAAACCCGTGGATTACGGCGTCCAGATCCGCTTCATCAACGACCTCCAGGAGCCGCGGCGACCCCCGAGACCCCCGCGGGGCAAGGGTGGCACCTACGGGGTGGCCGTGCGGGTCCAGGGCATCGCCGGGCAGCCCTTCGTGGTCCTCAACAGCGGCGACAAAGGCGGCGACTCTTTCGGGGTGCAGATCAAAAGCGACGCCCCCTTCCCGACcccgccgggaccccccgggaGCGGCGGATCCGATTCGGAGCTTCCCGAAAATCCCTACGGGGGgaggcggccccggcgcggctCCGGCGGCAGCGAGGAGGGGGAAATTCCCGGGGGCTCCCGGAGGGTCCCCAGATCCTCGGGTGAGGAGCTCCTGAGTGTCCCCAAACCCTCGGCGGAGGAGCTGCGGAGATCCCAATCCCACGGGGACCTTCCCGGTGCCACCGCGGCTTCTCCCAGCGGGATCCCGCGCGCCCAGAGTGGGAAAAACTTTGGAAAACGGGACGAGGCAGGCACCAAGGAGCCGGGGGACCCGGGGGAGGTGGACACGGAGCCGCTGTCCTCGGTGGATTCCCTGATCAGCAAATTCGACGGGAATTTGCCCCGGGGGCGAGCGGCGAGGAggagccgcggccccgccgcttCCCAAAGGAAGCGCTCGCAGAGCGTGGATGCGCCGAAATCCCGGGAATCCAGCGGGGCCCGGCCCCAAgtcccccaaattcccaccgGGAGCGAGGCGGGGATGCGGGGACGGAGAGGGTTTGGGAGTGCGGAGCAGCAGAGCGTGGAGCTGCAG CTCAAATCCACCCCGGATCTGCTGCGGGATCAGCGGGAATTGGGCGGCAGCGAGAACCCCAAGGAGCTCATTTACAGCATCCTAAAGGAGGG GAGCACCGAGAGCGAAATTTCCCTGAAGAGGAAAACCTCgcagctgctggaaaaattCCAGGAGCTGGCG AATTCCGTCGGGGCTCCGGAATCGCCGCAATCCCAAATCCAGCGGCTCCGGGGGGCTCTGGAGAGGAaatcccaggagctgcagcgaAGCTTGGCCGA GCTGAGCGAGCTGAGATCCTccaaggaggagctggaggagcggCTGGGCCACCTCGAGGGGCAGCTCCACCTcgaccccaaaacccaccccgACACCCAGAGCCTCTACCAG gagctgctggaatcgcggcaggagctggaggaggttCTGGGCTCGCGGCGGCGCCAGGAGCGGGAGCTGGCGGCGCTCAAAGGGGCCCTCAAGGACGAGGTGGCCGCGCACGAccgggagctggagcagctgcggctgcagtgccagggggACCTGGAGCGGCTCCGGAGGGGCCTGGAGGAGGCCTCGGAG GAAAAATCCAGCCTGGAGTCGGAGCGGGAAAAGTTGGGAACGCTGGTGCGGAACCTGCAgcgggagctggaggagagcgCGGAGGAGACGGAGCACTGGCGGGAACTGGCccagaaaaacaaggaagagcTTCGGAATTCCAAGCAGGA gctgctccaggcaaaGCTGGAGCGGGAGGAATTCGAGGAGGAGCTCCGGGAACTCCGGGAACGCTTCCAGGCCACTCGGGAAGATTTGGATCAAGCTCGGAGCTGCGCCGCGGATCCCAAAGAGCTGGAGGCGCTCCGGAAG GAGCTGCGGGAAGCGcgggaggagctggagaaggagcgGGAGCTCCGGGCATCCCTGCGGGATGAGGTTTCCaaccaggagctggagctggagaggctCCGGAAGGATCTGGAGAAGCTCCAGGAGGAGCGGGATGAGGCCGCCAGG GCCCGGCTCTCCCTGGAATCGGCGCGGGAGGCGTCGGAGCAGGCGCAGAAGGTTCTGGAATCGCGGCTGGGGGAGCTGCGGGAGCAGCACGAGGAGCTGGGCCGGGAATTCCAGGGCCTGGAATCGCAGCTGAAGGAATCCGAGCGCCGCGGGGAAAACTGGGAAGGGGCCCAGGCCCGGCTCCGGGAGAAGGTGGCCAAACTGGAG GCCGAGCGCCGGCGCCTGGAGGAGTCGCTGGGCGAATCCCAGGAGCGGGAGCAGGACCTGCGGTTATCCCAGAGATCCCTGGAGGCGCGGCTGGAGgaggcggagcggggccgggcgcggctGGAGCGGGAGCTGCGGGATGCGGCATCGGCGCTCCGGGACGAGCAGCTCCAGCGGGAGCAGCTCCGGCGCTCCAAGGCcgagctggaggagcagaagcGGCTCCTGGATCGCTCCACGGAAAAGCTCAACAAGGAG ctggagcagatggCGGCAGAATCCCAGAGCTCCCTGGCCGCGCTCCGATCCCAGCTGgaggaattaaaggaaaaatcccGGCGGGAACTCACAGATTCCCAAAAAATGGCCAAGGTCCGCGGCACCGAGGtggaaaaaatccaacaaaaccTCGGGAAGCTCCAGGATGAG GTTTCCCGGCTCAAGCAGGCGCTCCAGGAAAACCAGGAAGAGCGGGATCAAATCCTCCTGGataaggagctgctgctccagaggctccagaacctggagcaggagctggaaaaccGGAAGCGATCCCAGGACGAGCGAGCCCGGCATTCCAAGGCGCTGGAG GACAAATCCAAGCGCCTGGAATTGGAGCTGGACGAGGAGCGGAGCTCGGTGGAGCTGCTGACGGAGCGAGTGAACCGGAGCCGGGATCAG ATCGACCAACTCCGggcggagctgctccaggaacGCTCGAGCCGCCAGGACCTGGAATGTGACAAATCCTCCTTGGAGCGCCAG AATAAGGAGCTGAAGAACCGGCTGGCCGCTTCCGAGGGGCAGCAGAGGCCCGGGAGCAGCGTTTCCCAGCTGGAATCGCAGCTGGAAGAGCTCCGGGATCAGCTCCAGGTGGAGGAAAG GGAAAAGAACGTCCTGCTCTCCTCCAACCGGAAGCTGGAGCGGAAAATCAAGGAATTGTCGATCCAGATCGACGACGAGcggcagagcagcagcaaccagAAGGACCAG CTGAGCCTGCGCGTGAAGGCCCTGAAGCGCCAGGTGGACGAGGCCGAGGAGGAAATCGAGCGCTTGGAAAATTCCCGGAAAAAAACCCAgcgggagctggaggagcagcacgAGCTCAacgagcagctccagcagcgccTGAAATCCCTGGAAAAGGAGGCCTG GCGCAGAGCCGTGGATTCCGCGCTCCAGGACGAGCGGCTGAGCTCGGATGAGGAATTCGGCTCCGGCCCCTCGGCCATCGCCTCCCTGCTCAACGAGGCCAACCTGCAGACCAGCTCCTGCTGA